Proteins from a genomic interval of Leishmania braziliensis MHOM/BR/75/M2904 complete genome, chromosome 24:
- a CDS encoding putative 3-oxoacyl-(acyl-carrier protein) reductase: MQAKCIQSIAGCPILVTGAASGLGAATARFLAQNGAKVTLVDRNAEQGEEVAKEINGKFVATDVCSETEVQAAIKAAEEFARKPLFGAVNCAGICPAAKVVGKKGAHSLDLFSKAVHVNLIGTFNVCRLAAEAMQKNTAQIGADEDRGVIVNTASVAAYEGQIGQAAYAASKGGIVSMTLPLARELAGQRIRVNTICPGIMETPLLPHDLGAALGATVPYPSRLGRPEEFAHLVFFLFSNRYMNGECVRLDGATRMAAK, translated from the coding sequence ATGCAGGCCAAATGCATCCAGTCGATTGCCGGCTGTCCCATCCTGGTGACGGGGGCCGCCTCCGGGCTCGGGGCCGCCACTGCGCGCTTTCTTGCGCAGAACGGTGCCAAGGTGACGCTGGTGGACCGTAACGCGGAGCAGGGCGAAGAGGTGGCGAAGGAGATCAACGGCAAGTTCGTTGCCACCGATGTGTGTAGCGAGACAGAGGTACAGGCAGCCATCAAAGCAGCGGAGGAATTCGCCCGAAAGCCACTTTTCGGTGCCGTCAACTGCGCCGGCATTTGCCCAGCGGCGAAGGTGGTAGGCAAGAAGGGCGCGCACTCCCTCGACCTCTTCAGCAAGGCCGTGCATGTGAACCTTATCGGTACGTTCAACGTGTGCCGACTGGCCGCGGAAGCAATGCAGAAGAACACCGCGCAGATCGGCGCGGACGAGGACCGCGGCGTTATTGTGAACACTGCAAGCGTGGCAGCCTACGAGGGTCAGATTGGTCAGGCCGCCTACGCGGCCAGCAAGGGCGGCATCGTGAGTATGACGCTGCCGTTAGCTCGCGAGCTTGCTGGGCAGCGCATCCGTGTCAACACCATCTGCCCCGGCATCATGGAGACACCGCTGTTACCCCACGATTTGGGGGCGGCGCTGGGGGCAACTGTCCCGTATCCCTCCCGTCTCGGCAGGCCCGAAGAGTTTGCCCACCTggtctttttcctcttctcgaACCGATACATGAACGGAGAGTGCGTTCGCCTTGACGGAGCAACGCGTATGGCAGCCAAGTAG